A window from Nycticebus coucang isolate mNycCou1 chromosome X, mNycCou1.pri, whole genome shotgun sequence encodes these proteins:
- the LOC128577588 gene encoding 60S ribosomal protein L31-like: MGQSAGRPDSETGNCAFQLGTCRMAPAKKGGEKKKGRSAINEVVTREYTIDIHKRIHGVGFKKRAPRALKEIRKFAMKEMGAPDVRIDTRLNKAVWAKGIRNVPYRIRVRLSRKRNEDEDSPDKLYTLVTYVPVTTFKNLQTFNVDEN; encoded by the coding sequence ATGGGACAGTCTGCAGGGAGACCTGACAGTGAAACAGGCAATTGTGCTTTCCAACTTGGGACCTGTAGGATGGCTCCCGCAAAGAAGGGTGGCGAGAAGAAGAAGGGCCGGTCCGCCATCAACGAGGTGGTGACTCGAGAATACACTATCGATATTCACAAGCGCATCCATGGAGTGGGCTTCAAGAAGCGTGCCCCTCGGGCACTCAAAGAGATCcggaaatttgccatgaaagagatgggAGCTCCAGATGTGCGCATTGATACCAGGCTTaacaaagctgtctgggccaaaggcataaggaatGTCCCATACCGTATCCGTGTGCGGTTATCCAGAAAACgcaatgaagatgaagattcaccagacaagctctatactttggttacctatgtacctgttactactttcaaaaatctacagacATTCAACGTGGATGAGAACTAA